AACAGCCGCCGCCCGAACTTCTCCAGATCCGCCGCGCTCGCCCGGGTCGGCCCGCCGGCCTGCGCCAGGCTCGCGGCGATCTCGCGAATGCTCCTGCGGCCGTCGATGCTCTGCACGAACGGCAGTTGGGCCGGGTTGAGCGGCATGCGCCAGCCCGGCCGGAAGATCTCATTGCCGTTGAGGCCGCACTTGAAGCGGAATAGCGGCACGTAGTCGAGGCTGTCGGCCGTGGAGAAGTCGATCACATAACTGCTCTTGGGCCGATCGGAGCGGCACGCCAGGAAGAAGTGCCGTGCGTTGAGGGTGTGGATGCGCTCCATCACCGACCAGATCTTGGCCTCGGGCAGCGCATTCACCTTCTCGTAGAACCCGCCACCCGTCGGCGCGGCCACATCATGGGCGTAGTACGGCGCCTTGAGCAGCCAGCCCTGGAATTCGAGTCCGGCCGAGGCGGCCAAGTCGATGCAGCCGTCGACGTCGTAGCTCTTGGCCCGGCCGTGCAGGAACGTGTCCACCAGGCCCGAATCCGAAGCGAGGTCGCCTGCGATCTTCAGGTACGGCTGGACCGGGTGGTCCTGGGACAGCATCCGGATGGCCTGGCGGACCGTCTGGATCGAGTCGTCGCTCTGCTCCAGGCCCATGTCCCGGAAGACCGATTCGAGGATCTCGATGCCGATCCGGCCGTAGCGCGCGTAGAGCATGATGCCGGCGACGCCGTCGGGCCGCAGGCAGTCCGCCACCGCCTTCATGCCCGCCTTCGGGTCGGCCATGTGGTGCAGCACCCCGGTCGAGACTGCCAGGTCGAAGTCCTGGCCCAGCGTGGACAGCTCCTCGATCGGGAGCTGGTGCAACTCCAGGTTCCACAGCCCGTGCTTGTCCTTGAGGTACTGCTGATGCCCCAGCGACGACTGGCTGATGTCGACGGCCACCACCCGGGCCTTGGGGTTGTTGTAGGCGAAAACCGCCGCCTGGTTGGTGCCGCAGCCCGCGATCAGGATGTCGAGGTCCGGTCGGTACTCCCGGTCCGGCCACAGCACCCGGTGCGCGTGGCTCGGGTCGAACCACTCCCAGTTCCCCGCCGACCACGCCTGGAGGTCATGGATGGGCGGCGGGTACGTCCACCGCTCGTACTGCCGGGAGACGATGTCTGCGCGTGGGTTGTCAGTCACTTCTTTGTGGCTCCTTGTTGCGTTGACCCCCCGCGATCGAGTCAGACTCTAGCGGGGGTTATTCGGGCCGGCGCGACGGGTGCGACTCACATCGGAGCGGCGTACCCGGCGCGCCTGTTGATGATGTTTTGCGAACTCAGCGGGTGTGTCCGGAGTGCCCGGGTTGCCCGGGTTGACCCGGCTGACCGGGCTGCCCCGGCTGCCCGGGCGTCCCGCCCGCTCCGGGCGCGCCGCCGGCACCGCCGGCACCGCCGGCGCCGGGTTGGCCACCGGCACCACCAGCACCACCGGCACCACCAGCACCGCCGGCTCCACCGGCCCCGCCCCGGCCACCGTCGCCGCCCTTGCCACCCTTGCCACCTTGGCCGCCCTTGCCGCCTTGGCCGCCCTTGCCGCCGGCACCCGCGGCGCCGTCAGCTCCGTCGGCCCCGTCAGCGCCGTCGGCTCCCGGGGCATGAGCCGGTAAGGGCGCCATCATCCCGACACCGGGGACGGGTTCGATGCCCGCCCGCGCGACCGGACCAACCGCCGGGACCATTCCCGCGACCAGCAGGACTCCCGCCGCTGCGCCGAGGCCGGCGGCGTATCGCGGCGCAGTGTTGTGCGCCCAGCGCCCCCACCCGGTGTGGTGAATCATTCGGCCTGCCTTCCAGATTGAGCCTTCGGATCGTGAAGTCGCATCAGCCTACCGTCGCCGGGCGGGTAGCCCGGGGAAACGGACACAATTGCCAGTTCGATCGGGGCGCGCGTCAGCCGTCGCTGCCGGTGGCCTGCGGCCCGGTACCAGCCTCGGCGTCATATCCCGCTGTCCGCTGAACGCGTTCCACCAGCGGCAATGTCCGCAGCCGGCGTTCGAGGTGCCACTGCAGATGGGCGGCCACCAATCCGCTGGCGTGGCTGCGATGCGCCGCCGTGGAAAGCTCAGCGGCCTCCCAGTCCCCGTCGTGCAACGCCGACATCAGATCCAGCACACCCAGCGGCGGAGTGGTCGCACCGGCCGGGCGGCAGTGCCCGCAGACGCTGCCGCCGGCCGCGATGTGAAATGCCCGGTGCGGGCCGGGGGTGGCACAACGGGCGCAATCGGTCAGCGCCGGTGCCCACCCGGCCACCGACATCGCGCGCAGCAGGTAGGCGTCCAACACCAACTCGCGGGGGCGGCTGCCGTCGGCCACCGCCCGCAGCGCACCGACTGTGAGCCGGTGCAACGCCGTCGCCGGGGCACGTTCGGCGCCGGCCAGGCGTTCGGCGGTCTCCAGCATCACGCAGGCACAGGTGTAGCGGCCGTAGTCGCTGACGATGTCGGTGGCGAAGGCGTCCACCGACACCACCTGGGTGACGATGTCGAGGTTGCGGCCGGGATGCAGCTGTACGTCGATGTGGGCGAACGGCTCCAGCCGGGCCCCGAACTTACTGCGGGTACGACGCACTCCCTTGGCCACCGCGCGAACCAGCCCGTGGTCGCGGGTGAGCAAAGTGACGATCCGGTCGGCTTCGCCGAGCTTGTGCTGGCGCAGCACCACCGCCCGGTCCCGGTACAGCCGCATCGCACCAGTTTCGCATCACCGCAGGGCCGTTTCGAGGACGGTCACCGGCGTGGCACGCCGGATAGTCTCATCACCGATGACCCACCCGCCCGCGGCGCCCGGCACCCGCTTTCCCACCCTCACCGAGCAGCTCTACCAGCTGGCCAGCGGCGAGGTGACCTCCGTCGACCTGGTCCGCCGCTGCCTGCACGCCATCGACGCCAGCCAGTCCACGCTGAACGCCTTCCGGCTGGTGTTCACCGACGCGGCGCTGCGCGGTGCCGCCGAAGCCGACCGGCGCCGGGCCGCCGGGCACCGCGCCCCGCTGCTGGGTGTCCCGATCGCGGTCAAAGACGACACCGACATCGCGGGCGTACCGACCTCGTTCGGCACGTCCGGCTACGTCGAACCCGCCGCCAGCGACGCGGAGGTGGTGCGGCGACTCAAAGCCGCCGGCGCGGTGATCGTCGGCAAGACCAACACCTGCGAGTTGGGACAGTGGCCGTTCACCAGCGGTCCCGGGTTCGGCCATACCCGCAATCCCTGGTCTCGCCGGCACACTCCGGGCGGCTCGTCGGGGGGCAGCGCCGCCGCGGTCGCCGCGGGCCTGGTCGCCGCGGCGATCGGCTCCGACGGAGCCGGCAGCGTGCGCATCCCCGCGGCATGGACGCATCTGGTGGGCATCAAACCGCAGCGCGGCCGCATCTCCACCTGGCCGCTGCCGGAGGCGTTCAACGGCATCACCGTCAACGGGGTGCTGGCCCGCACCGTGCAGGACGCGGCGCTGCTGCTGGACGCGGCCTCCGGCAACGCCGAGGGCGATCTGCACAAGCCGCCGCCGGTCACGGTGTCCGACCACGTGGGAAACGCGCCGGGGCCGCTGCGGGTCGCGATGTCCACCCGTTTTCCCTACACCGGGTTCGGCGCTCGGCTGCACCCGGAGATCAGAGCCGCGGTGGAGCACGTCGCCGAGCAGCTGCGGTTACTGGGGCACACCGTGGTTGCGGGCAACCCCGACTACGGGGTGCGATTGTCGTGGAACTTCCTGTCCCGTTCCACCGCGGGTGTGCTGACCGCCGCGAGCAGCCTGGAGGGCGGCGTCACGCTCGACCCGCGGACGCTGGCCAACATGCGCACCGGCCGGCTGCTGTCCCAGGCGGTACTGCGTAAGGCGCGCGCCCACGAGGCGAAAGACCGGCGCCGGGTGGGGTCGATCTTCCACATCGTCGATGTGGTGTTGGCGCCCACCACCGCCCAGCCGCCGCCGCTGGTGCACGCATTCGACGATCTGACCGCCCTCGAGACCGACCGCGCCATGATCGCGGCGTGCCCGGTGACCTGGCCGTGGAACCTGCTGGGCTGGCCGTCGATCAACGTGCCGGCCGGGTTCACCTCCGAAGGACTGCCAATCGGGGTGCAATTGATGGGGCCGGCCAACAGCGACGGTCTGCTGGTTTCGCTGGCCGCGGAGCTGGAGGGCATCAGCGGTTGGGCGGCACGGCAACCCACACCGTGGTGGCGAACCGACGCCCCTACCGGTCGGTAACGCACCGAAAGGCCTGTCACCTTTGCCTTCTGCGACCTCTTCGACTCTCCGCTAAGCTGACACGGTCGTTTTGGACTTCGTAAATCACGTAACAGTCCAACAGGTGAAAGGCGTCTTCGAAATGGCCTCTCTGTCGTTGACCAGGATTGCTGTCGCAGCCGGCAGTCTGGCTTTGTCGCTGTCCGCCGGAGCCGGATTGGCTTCCGCGAGCCCGGACCTCGGCCCGATCATCAACACCACCTGCAGCTACTCGCAGGTGGTGGCCGCCCTCAATGCGGAGAACCCGGCAGCGGCCGCGGAGTTCAACGCGTCCGGCAACGCCAGTGGCATGTTGCAGATGTTCCTGAACTCGCCTCCTGCCAAACGGCAGCAGTACGCCACCATGATCCAGAGCATGCCGGAGGCGCAGCCGTACATCGGCACCATCACCTCGGTCGCCGGTTCCTGCAACAACTACTGAGCGGATCGTCGCCGTGGGCCTGCGTGACAAGGTCCTGATCAGCGCCGCCGAGCTCGCTGAGCTGCTGCGCGCGGGTGATCCGCTGACCGTCCTCGACGTCCGCTGGAGCCTGGAGGTTCCCGACGGGCGTCCTGCTTACCTGCGGGGTCACATCCCGGGTGCGGTGTATGTCTCGCTCGAGGACGAGCTGTCCGACCACGACGTCCCCGGCCGCGGTCGGCATCCGCTGCCGACCGGCCGCAACCTGGAAGCCGCCGCCCGCCGGTGGGGGGTGCGGCGCACCAAGCCGGTGGTGGTCTACGACGACTGGAACCGCGCCGCGTCGGGGCGCCTGTGGTGGCTGCTGACCACCTCCGGCCTGCGCGACGTGCGCATTCTCGACGGTGGTCTGGCGGCCTGGACGGTGGCCGGCGGCGAGCTGGAAACCGGCGACGTCCGTCCCGAACCGGGCAACGTCACCGTGTTGCCCGAAGACCTCTACGACGGCGTCCGGCCCACGCTGACCGCCGATGAGGCCGGCTCCGGCGCCGTGGCATTGCTCGACGCGCGCGCCCCCGAGCGGTTCCGCGCCGACAACGAACCGGTCGATGCGGCCGCCGGCCACATCCCCGGCGCCAAGAACCTGCCGTTCACCGCCCTGCTGGCGCCCGACGGGACCTTCCTGCCCGACGACGACTTGGACCGGCTGCTCTCCGAACGCGGTGTCGGCGCCGACGACCCGGTGGGGGCGTACTGCGGTTCGGGGATCAGCGCCACGGTGATCGTGGCGGCGCTGGCCGCCACCGGCCGGTCGGCCGCGCTGTTCCCGGGCTCGTGGTCGCAATGGAGTTCGGACCCGTCCCGCCCGGTTGCCCGCGGCGACGCCTGAGTACTCCCATCAGCCCAGGTGGAAGTCCGCCGGGTCCGGGCTGCCCAGCATGGCGTTCATCGTCGCCCGGTCGAACGGCCACAGGTCGACCGCGCCGCCCTCGGTCAGGTACCACGAGTTGCAGCCGGTGTTCCAGACCGTCGGGCCCATCGCCGTGGCGACGTCGTCGTTGAACCGGGTGGTCGCCTGTTCGGTGACCTCGACGGTGCTCAGCTCCCCCGCCCGGAACTTCTCCAGCCACTGCGCGATGTAACGCGCGGTCAGCTCCGAGGTGTACTGCAGCGAGATCGATCCGGTGGGTGAGTTCGGTCCCAGCACGGTGAACAGGTTGGGGAACCCCGGGATCGCCGTCATCCGGTAGGCGCGCGGCCCCTTGGCCCAGGCGTCGTCGATGTCGATCCGGTCCCGGCCGGTCAGCCGCATGGGGCGCATGTAGTTGTGCGCGTGGAATCCGGTCGCCAGCACGATGACGTCGGTGTCCCGGTGGGTGCCGTCGGCGGTGCGGATGCCGCGCGGGGTGACTTCGGCGATGCCGTCGGTGATCAGCTCGGCGTTGTCGGCGCGGATCGCCCGGTAGTAGCTCCCGGAGATCACTTGGCGCTTACACAGCGGCTGGTAGTCGGGTTCAAGTTTGGCCTGTAAGGCTTTGTCCCGCACCTGGATCCGCAGGCAGGCCCGGGCATAGGCCTGCACCGCCCGGCGCCGCCACGATGCACGAGTGGTGACGTCGGTCAGCAGGGCCGACCCGGCGAATGTCATCAACCGGTGAAGCGCCCGGTGCAACGTGGGGAACCGCGCCAGCACCGCGGCCGCACCCGGGAGCTGCCGCAGCGAGGTGGGCGCCCACAGAATCCACTGCGCCGACCGCACGTAGTGGTCGATCGACGCGGCGCGCGGTTGCAGTGCGGAAACCACCTGCACGCCGGTCGACCCGGTACCGATCACCGCGATCCGCTTCCGCTCGGTGTCGAGCTCGTCGTCCCAGCGGGCGGTGTGCACCACCGGACCGGCGAAGTCGGCCAGCCCGGGGATGTCGGGGGTGAACGGGTGGTGCAGAACCCCGGTCGCGCAGATCACGAAGTCGGCAACCAACCGCTGGCCGGCGGCGGTGGTCAGTGTCCAATGCCGGTGCTCATCCCATTCCGCGGCGATCACCTCGGTGTCGAGCCGGATCAGCGGCGCCAGCCCGAGCCGGTCGACGACGTCGCGGTGGTAACGCCGGATCGTCGCACCGGTCGCCCAGGTGTCTTGCCAGTCGGCTTTCGGCGCGAACCCGAACTGGTAGATCTGCGACGGCACATCGCAGCGCAGTCCCGGATAGTGATTCCAGTACCAAACGCCGCCGACGTCGGAGCCCTTCTCCAACACGGTGATATCGGTGAAACCGCGCTCACGCAGGACATGGGCGGTGGTGATACCGGCTACGCCGGCGCCGATCACGACCACTCGGGGTTCGCGGTCGGTCATGACGCCCGCTGACTCCCGTAGCGGCGGCATCGGCTAGCTGCGCAGCTCCGACACCGCGTCGACCAGCAGCTGCCGGGCCCGGTCGGCGTCGACCATCGCCAGCGGCTGCCCGCGCACCGGCTGCGGGTTCGCGGTGACCTGCACCAGGGCACTGCCGAGGTAGGCGGTGAAGGTGTAGGACTCGCGGGACTGCTGCTGTCCGTCCTTGCCGGTGATCTCGATCTCCGAGTGCGAACCCACCGTCTGGGCGTGGTCGATCTGGGGGGCGTCGGTCTCATCCAGGTAGCCGGTGAGCTTGCCGGCCTGGAACGAGACGTGCTTGCACTTCTCGGCGGCCGCGGCGTCGAACGGCAGGTCCTGGTCGGCCTGCATGGCGATCGCGACGAACTGGTTGCCGTTGCCGACGATCGAGACCATCGACATCTTGCCCCGGATGCCCTTGGGCGGGCGGCCGCTGCTGGCCGCGTAGTCGGCGCAGTCCGAGGGGTCGAAAGTCACCCCGGGCGGCATCTTCTGCGGCCCGAGGATCTTGGGGTCGATATCGTTGGGACCCTTGGTCTGGGTCTTGAACTCCGAGCCGAACGTCGATTCGACGTTGAACAGCTTGGTGGTATCGAGCGGCTTGTGGGATCCCCCGCAACCGGTCAGTGCTTGCGCGCACATGATCAGGGCAACAGAGGAGACAACCAACGACTTGGGTTCCGGCACCCCTGGAATGTACCCAATACCGGTTCGCGGCGCAGGTGGCCCACCCCTTTTAAAAGCCCAGCCGGCCCAGCTGCTTGGGGTCGCGCTGCCAGTTCTTGGCCACCTTCACCCGGAGGTCGAGAAAAACCTTGGTGCCCAAGAGTTTTTCGATCTGGGTGCGCGCGGCGGTGCCGACCTCGCGCAGCCGGGCGCCACCGCGGCCGATCACGATGCCCTTCTGGCTGTCGCGTTCGACGTAGAGCACGGCATACACGTCGATGAGATCGTCCCGGCCGTCGCGGCGCTCCACCTCCTCGATCACCACCGCCAGTGAATGCGGCAGTTCGTCACGCACCCCCTCCAGGGCGGCTTCCCGGATGAACTCGGCCATCAAGGTCTCTTCGGGTTCGTCGGTCAACTCACCGTCGGGGTAGAAGGCCGGGCCGACCGGCAGCGCCGCGGCCAGCACATCGATCAGCACGTCGACCTGCTCACCGGTGACCGCCGAGACCGGGATGATCTCGGCTTCCGGGGCCAACTCGCCGACGGCGACCAGTTGCGCGGCGACCTTATCGCGGCTGGTCTTGTCGATCTTGGTGACGATGACGACCAGGGTCGTCTTGGGTGCGACCGTCCGGATCTGCTCAACGATCCAGCGGTCCCCCGGTCCGATGGCCTCGTCGGCGGGAATGCACAAGCCGATGACGTCGACCTGGGCGTAGGTGTCGCGGACCAGGTCGTTGAGCCGCTTGCCCAGCAGGGTGCGCGGCCGGTGCAGGCCGGGGGTGTCGACCAGGATGATCTGGAAGTCCTCCCGGTGCACGATGCCGCGGATGGTGTGCCGGGTGGTCTGCGGCCGGTTGGAGGTGATCGCCACCTTCGAACCGACCAGAGCGTTGGTCAGGGTGGATTTGCCGGTATTGGGCCGGCCGACGAAACACACGAAGCCGGAATGGAACTCGGTCACGAGCCGCCTTTCGCCGAGTGTGCGCCTTGGTAAGCCGGCACCGGTGTGTCGCGTGCGAAAGCGCACACTCGGCGCCCTCTCACCGCCGGCTTGGCCGGTTCACTGCTCACTTGCGGCCTCCTCATCAGCGGGTGGCGCCGGGCTGACCAGAACGGTGCTGATCCGCACCCTCCCCCGGCTGTCGCGACTGCCCTCGGCCTGCAGTCGCAGTCCGTGTGAGGTTACCTCGGCGCCGGGCAGCGGTACCCGGCCCAGCTCCAGCGCCAGCAGGCCGCCGACGGTGTCTACGTCGAGGCCGGAGTCGAACTGCACCCCGTACAGTTCACCGACGTCCTCGATGGGCAGCCGCGCAGAAACTCGAAACCTGTTGTTGCCCAACTCCTCCACCGGCGCCACTTCACCCTGGTCGTACTCGTCGGCGATCTCGCCGACGATCTCCTCCAGCACGTCCTCGATGGTGACCAGCCCCGCTATCGCGCCATATTCGTCGACCAGCAGCGCCATGTGGTACCGGCCGCGCTGCATGTCGTGCAGCAGCGCGTTGAGCGCCTTGGAGTCGGGCATGAACACCGCGGGGCGCATCACTTGGGCCACCGTGGTGTCCCGCCCGCCGTTTGTCGAGTAATAAGTCTGTTGGACAAGGTCTTTCAGGTAAACCACGCCAAGGATGTCATCGACGTTCTCGCCGATCACCGGGATACGGGAATGGCCGCTGCGCACCGCCAGCGACGTCGCCTGGCCGGCGGACTTGTCGCTTTCGATCCACACCATCTCGGTACGGGGCACCATCACCTCGCGGGCCGGGGTGTCGGCGAGTTCGAAGACCGACTGGATCATCCGGCGTTCGTCGGCGGCGACCACCCCGCGCTGCTGCGCCAGATCGACCACCTCACGCAACTCGACCTCCGAGGCGAACGGCCCGTTGCGGAAGCCCCGCCCAGGCGTCAGTGCGTTACCCAGCACCACCAGCAGGCGGCTGATCGGGGTGAGCAACACCGAAACCACGTGCAGCGGAAGGGCTGACGCCAGTGCGATCGAATAGGCGTTCTGCCGGCCCAGGGTGCGCGGCCCCACCCCGATCACCACGAAGCTCACCACCACCATGGCCGCCGCAGCGCCGAACAGCCCCCAATCCAGGCCGAGCACCGCGTGCAGAAGGTACACCAGCAGCGCGGTGGCGGTGATCTCGCAGGCGATGCGCAGCAACACCACCAGGTTGATGTAGCGGGGCCGTTCGGCCATCAACTGGGCCAGCCACATCGCGCCGGGTCGCTTCGCCCGCACCAGCTCCGCGACCCGCGCCGGCGACACGGTGCTCACCGCGGCGTCGATCGCCGCAAACAGTCCGCCCAGACCGATCAGCGCGATCACGCCGACTAACAGCGGTGTCCCGGTCACGGTTCGTCGAAATACCTGGACTTGTCGAGCAGCCGGCGGTCCTTCTCGTCCTGGGTTTCGGCCCGGTAGCTCTCCACCTGGTCGGCGACCCATTCCTCGAGCAGCCGGCGTTGCAGGGCGAACATCTCTTTTTCCTCGTCCGGCTCGGCGTGGTCGTAGCCCAGCAGGTGCAGTACACCGTGCACGGTGAGCAGTGCCAGTTCCTGGCCGAGCGAATGCCCGGCCGCTGCGGCCTGTTCGGCGGCGAACTCCGGGCACAGGGCGATGTCACCGAGCATCGACGGGCCGGGCTCGGGAGCATCGGGACGGCCACCGGGCTCCAGTTCGTCCATCGGGAAGCTCATCACGTCGGTCGGCCCGGGCAGGTCCATCCAGCGCATGTGCAGATCGGCCATCGCGGCGGTGTCCAGCAGCACCATCGACAACTCGGCGCCGGGGTTGACGTCCATCCTGGCCAGCACGAACTTGGCGACGCTGACCAGCTCGACCTCGGAGACGTCCAGGCCTGACTCGTTGGAGACCTCGATGCTCACCGGCGAGACCTGCCGCCCGACGCGCGCCTGGCCGCCCGGTTCATCGTCAGGCCGGGCTCGTTGCGCTCGGCCTCGTGGCGGGAGTAGGCGTCGACGATGTCGGAAACCAGCCGGTGCCGAACGACATCGACGCTGCTCAGTTCGGCGACACAGATGTCCTCGATGTCGTCGAGGATGTCCACGGCCGCCCGCAGACCCGACCTCGCGCCGCCGGGTAGATCGATCTGGGTGACGTCGCCGGTGACCACCATCTTGGAGCCGAATCCCAACCGGGTCAGGAACATCTTCATCTGTTCGGCGGTGGTGTTCTGCGCCTCGTCGAGGATGATGAACGCGCTGTTGAGGCTCCGGCCCCGCATGTAGGCCAGCGGCGCCACCTCGATCACCCCAGAGTTCATCAGCTTGGGAATCAGCTCCGGATCCATCATGTCGTAGAGCGCGTCGTAAAGCGGGCGCAGATACGGGTCGATCTTCTCGCTCAGCGTTCCGGGCAGAAAACCAAGGCTCTCACCGGCTTCCACCGCCGGCCGGGTCAAGATGATGCGCGTCACCTGCTTGGTCTGCAGCGCGCTGACCGCTTTGGCCATCGCCAGGTAGGTCTTCCCGGTGCCGGCCGGGCCGATACCGAACACGATGGTGTTGGCGTCGATGGCGTCGACGTAGCGCTTCTGGTTGAGCGTCTTGGGCCGGATCGTCTTGCCGCGCCGGGACAAGATGTCCAGGGTCAGCACCTCGGCCGGTGACGCGCTGCCGGCGCCCACCAGCATTCCGACACTGTGCCGCACCGTTTCGGGGGTCAGGGACTGACCGCCCGCCACGATCGCCACCAGCTCGGAGATCACCCGCTCGGCCAGGGCGACGTCGGCCGGCGAACCGGAGATGGTGACCGCGTTACCGCGTACATGCAGATCGGCTGCCACCACACGTTCCAGTGCACGCAGGTTCTCATCGGCGGAGCCCAGCAGACCCACGACCAGGTCGGGTGGAATGTCGACGCTGCTACGAACCTGGGGGGCTGATTCGGCAGCGGGGGTATCGCGGGGCGTCACGGGGTTTCCGATACCTGCTTTCCTGGGGGTTCACACGGCGATAAGTCGGACGTCTCAGTCTACCGTCGGTTCCCAGCAGTGCGCCCCGCCTCGTAAGTGCCAAAAGCAGTACTGAAAACGGTACTATGATCTGGTGCCGTCGCTGAACATCACCTTCACCGAGGAGGAACTGGCCGCCGTCCGCGCCGCGGCCGGGGAACAGAACCTCTCGCTGCGGGTATTCGCGCACCGGGCGGTCGTCACCGCCGCCAGCGACCACCGGCGCCGCGTCGCCGAAGCGGCAGCGCTGGTCGCACAACGCTCCGCCGAGTTGAATCGCCGCCTGGCTTGACCGAATTTCTCGACC
This is a stretch of genomic DNA from Mycolicibacter terrae. It encodes these proteins:
- a CDS encoding class I SAM-dependent methyltransferase, producing MTDNPRADIVSRQYERWTYPPPIHDLQAWSAGNWEWFDPSHAHRVLWPDREYRPDLDILIAGCGTNQAAVFAYNNPKARVVAVDISQSSLGHQQYLKDKHGLWNLELHQLPIEELSTLGQDFDLAVSTGVLHHMADPKAGMKAVADCLRPDGVAGIMLYARYGRIGIEILESVFRDMGLEQSDDSIQTVRQAIRMLSQDHPVQPYLKIAGDLASDSGLVDTFLHGRAKSYDVDGCIDLAASAGLEFQGWLLKAPYYAHDVAAPTGGGFYEKVNALPEAKIWSVMERIHTLNARHFFLACRSDRPKSSYVIDFSTADSLDYVPLFRFKCGLNGNEIFRPGWRMPLNPAQLPFVQSIDGRRSIREIAASLAQAGGPTRASAADLEKFGRRLFQSLWRLDFVAMDLSADS
- the recO gene encoding DNA repair protein RecO — protein: MRLYRDRAVVLRQHKLGEADRIVTLLTRDHGLVRAVAKGVRRTRSKFGARLEPFAHIDVQLHPGRNLDIVTQVVSVDAFATDIVSDYGRYTCACVMLETAERLAGAERAPATALHRLTVGALRAVADGSRPRELVLDAYLLRAMSVAGWAPALTDCARCATPGPHRAFHIAAGGSVCGHCRPAGATTPPLGVLDLMSALHDGDWEAAELSTAAHRSHASGLVAAHLQWHLERRLRTLPLVERVQRTAGYDAEAGTGPQATGSDG
- a CDS encoding amidase translates to MTHPPAAPGTRFPTLTEQLYQLASGEVTSVDLVRRCLHAIDASQSTLNAFRLVFTDAALRGAAEADRRRAAGHRAPLLGVPIAVKDDTDIAGVPTSFGTSGYVEPAASDAEVVRRLKAAGAVIVGKTNTCELGQWPFTSGPGFGHTRNPWSRRHTPGGSSGGSAAAVAAGLVAAAIGSDGAGSVRIPAAWTHLVGIKPQRGRISTWPLPEAFNGITVNGVLARTVQDAALLLDAASGNAEGDLHKPPPVTVSDHVGNAPGPLRVAMSTRFPYTGFGARLHPEIRAAVEHVAEQLRLLGHTVVAGNPDYGVRLSWNFLSRSTAGVLTAASSLEGGVTLDPRTLANMRTGRLLSQAVLRKARAHEAKDRRRVGSIFHIVDVVLAPTTAQPPPLVHAFDDLTALETDRAMIAACPVTWPWNLLGWPSINVPAGFTSEGLPIGVQLMGPANSDGLLVSLAAELEGISGWAARQPTPWWRTDAPTGR
- a CDS encoding hemophore-related protein yields the protein MASLSLTRIAVAAGSLALSLSAGAGLASASPDLGPIINTTCSYSQVVAALNAENPAAAAEFNASGNASGMLQMFLNSPPAKRQQYATMIQSMPEAQPYIGTITSVAGSCNNY
- a CDS encoding sulfurtransferase, with amino-acid sequence MGLRDKVLISAAELAELLRAGDPLTVLDVRWSLEVPDGRPAYLRGHIPGAVYVSLEDELSDHDVPGRGRHPLPTGRNLEAAARRWGVRRTKPVVVYDDWNRAASGRLWWLLTTSGLRDVRILDGGLAAWTVAGGELETGDVRPEPGNVTVLPEDLYDGVRPTLTADEAGSGAVALLDARAPERFRADNEPVDAAAGHIPGAKNLPFTALLAPDGTFLPDDDLDRLLSERGVGADDPVGAYCGSGISATVIVAALAATGRSAALFPGSWSQWSSDPSRPVARGDA
- a CDS encoding flavin-containing monooxygenase — its product is MTDREPRVVVIGAGVAGITTAHVLRERGFTDITVLEKGSDVGGVWYWNHYPGLRCDVPSQIYQFGFAPKADWQDTWATGATIRRYHRDVVDRLGLAPLIRLDTEVIAAEWDEHRHWTLTTAAGQRLVADFVICATGVLHHPFTPDIPGLADFAGPVVHTARWDDELDTERKRIAVIGTGSTGVQVVSALQPRAASIDHYVRSAQWILWAPTSLRQLPGAAAVLARFPTLHRALHRLMTFAGSALLTDVTTRASWRRRAVQAYARACLRIQVRDKALQAKLEPDYQPLCKRQVISGSYYRAIRADNAELITDGIAEVTPRGIRTADGTHRDTDVIVLATGFHAHNYMRPMRLTGRDRIDIDDAWAKGPRAYRMTAIPGFPNLFTVLGPNSPTGSISLQYTSELTARYIAQWLEKFRAGELSTVEVTEQATTRFNDDVATAMGPTVWNTGCNSWYLTEGGAVDLWPFDRATMNAMLGSPDPADFHLG
- a CDS encoding DUF5642 family protein encodes the protein MPEPKSLVVSSVALIMCAQALTGCGGSHKPLDTTKLFNVESTFGSEFKTQTKGPNDIDPKILGPQKMPPGVTFDPSDCADYAASSGRPPKGIRGKMSMVSIVGNGNQFVAIAMQADQDLPFDAAAAEKCKHVSFQAGKLTGYLDETDAPQIDHAQTVGSHSEIEITGKDGQQQSRESYTFTAYLGSALVQVTANPQPVRGQPLAMVDADRARQLLVDAVSELRS
- the era gene encoding GTPase Era, which translates into the protein MTEFHSGFVCFVGRPNTGKSTLTNALVGSKVAITSNRPQTTRHTIRGIVHREDFQIILVDTPGLHRPRTLLGKRLNDLVRDTYAQVDVIGLCIPADEAIGPGDRWIVEQIRTVAPKTTLVVIVTKIDKTSRDKVAAQLVAVGELAPEAEIIPVSAVTGEQVDVLIDVLAAALPVGPAFYPDGELTDEPEETLMAEFIREAALEGVRDELPHSLAVVIEEVERRDGRDDLIDVYAVLYVERDSQKGIVIGRGGARLREVGTAARTQIEKLLGTKVFLDLRVKVAKNWQRDPKQLGRLGF
- a CDS encoding hemolysin family protein, whose product is MTGTPLLVGVIALIGLGGLFAAIDAAVSTVSPARVAELVRAKRPGAMWLAQLMAERPRYINLVVLLRIACEITATALLVYLLHAVLGLDWGLFGAAAAMVVVSFVVIGVGPRTLGRQNAYSIALASALPLHVVSVLLTPISRLLVVLGNALTPGRGFRNGPFASEVELREVVDLAQQRGVVAADERRMIQSVFELADTPAREVMVPRTEMVWIESDKSAGQATSLAVRSGHSRIPVIGENVDDILGVVYLKDLVQQTYYSTNGGRDTTVAQVMRPAVFMPDSKALNALLHDMQRGRYHMALLVDEYGAIAGLVTIEDVLEEIVGEIADEYDQGEVAPVEELGNNRFRVSARLPIEDVGELYGVQFDSGLDVDTVGGLLALELGRVPLPGAEVTSHGLRLQAEGSRDSRGRVRISTVLVSPAPPADEEAASEQ
- the ybeY gene encoding rRNA maturation RNase YbeY; amino-acid sequence: MSIEVSNESGLDVSEVELVSVAKFVLARMDVNPGAELSMVLLDTAAMADLHMRWMDLPGPTDVMSFPMDELEPGGRPDAPEPGPSMLGDIALCPEFAAEQAAAAGHSLGQELALLTVHGVLHLLGYDHAEPDEEKEMFALQRRLLEEWVADQVESYRAETQDEKDRRLLDKSRYFDEP